The proteins below are encoded in one region of Fibrella aestuarina BUZ 2:
- a CDS encoding gluconate 2-dehydrogenase subunit 3 family protein, with the protein MNRRDALLRVATMVGATMTLPGLGSSALADTLEASAAQRVATGKPVLFTADQDALVAELADVIIPTTKTPGAKAAKVNEIIDVVLKDCYKQPDQQRFIDGLTQVQKMSQDAYGKSYTQLDNTQKIDIMKKLEAEAKQQRAEMARKVEGQQDVQIPQAKRNATPFFVMLKDLTLMGYFTSEIGATQALEYVAIPGRYDGCVPLKPGQKAWAI; encoded by the coding sequence ATGAACAGACGCGACGCCCTTTTGCGGGTGGCCACGATGGTCGGAGCAACCATGACGCTGCCCGGCTTAGGTTCATCCGCACTGGCCGATACGCTTGAAGCTTCGGCCGCTCAACGTGTGGCTACGGGCAAACCCGTTCTTTTCACTGCCGATCAGGACGCGCTGGTAGCCGAACTGGCTGATGTGATTATTCCCACCACCAAAACACCCGGCGCCAAAGCCGCGAAGGTCAACGAGATTATCGACGTGGTGCTGAAAGACTGTTACAAACAGCCTGACCAGCAACGCTTTATCGACGGCCTGACGCAGGTGCAGAAGATGAGTCAGGATGCCTACGGGAAGTCGTACACGCAACTCGACAACACGCAGAAGATCGACATCATGAAGAAACTGGAGGCCGAAGCCAAGCAGCAACGTGCCGAAATGGCCCGCAAAGTGGAAGGCCAGCAGGATGTGCAGATTCCGCAGGCGAAGCGCAACGCAACACCGTTCTTCGTCATGCTTAAAGACCTGACGCTCATGGGCTATTTTACCTCTGAGATTGGTGCCACGCAGGCCCTTGAGTATGTGGCTATCCCCGGCCGCTACGACGGATGTGTTCCCCTGAAACCCGGCCAAAAAGCCTGGGCGATCTAA
- a CDS encoding penicillin acylase family protein: MRYVLALFTTVVTIALVYALNRSWGQVPAFGPLLSPFTGFWQNAEKPDQLQAQEIDIEGTQQPVEVVFDSLHIPHVFAQNDHDAYFAQGYLTARDRLWQMEFQTHAAAGRVSEIVGERALELDRYNRRLGMGYAAEQSVDFMMNDPRTKACVEAYTAGINAYIAQLKPAHYPLEYKLLGYAPEPWQPIKCAYFLKYMSGVLALGADDVAMTNILAKYGPEVTNDLFPNYPSHEDPIIPAGTKWDFLPVYYLKSPLNPKPSNQGYVTNWPDGGWPRHDPAIGSNNWAIAAQKSATGYPILANDPHLSLNLPSIWYLIQLHTPTLNVMGASMPGSPGVIGGFNQHIAWGETNVGSDVLDFYKIKFKDDSRQEYWHGGQWKKVTRRIETIKVKGKPDVIDTVLYTHHGPVMYTPGMKSFAKNFPVGYAVRWVAHDASNELLCFYLLNRAKNHADYRDALTYYGAPAQNFVFADVNKDIAIAPNGRFPLKKKGQGKFLLDGTDPNDDWRAFIPAEHNPHVKNPARGFVSSANQFSTDPTYPYYLNWQFAPPERGMRINQRLTAMQQATVDSIGQLQYDNYNLRAASMLPKLLPQVRANGLTAAEKQALATVQAWRYNNATSEVGPTIFTEWEKRFMDALWADDLPESDSLPLRKPSADRTLQLVTETPTARWVDDVRTPARETLADIVTLSFRATVDTLTRRHGPQGNAWQWAATKSTRIAHLARLDALSAMNVQVGGGSTVVNATTTRTGPSWRLVVALGPNPKGYAALPGGQSGNPGSHYYLNMLEPWRKGQLTALQFLQSPADAKQAVRWTMK; the protein is encoded by the coding sequence ATGCGATACGTTTTAGCCCTGTTCACCACCGTTGTTACCATCGCGCTGGTGTACGCCCTTAACCGAAGCTGGGGACAAGTGCCCGCCTTTGGTCCGCTTCTAAGTCCCTTTACCGGTTTCTGGCAAAATGCCGAAAAGCCCGATCAGCTTCAGGCACAGGAGATCGATATCGAAGGCACCCAACAGCCCGTCGAAGTGGTGTTCGACAGCCTGCATATTCCGCACGTTTTCGCGCAAAATGACCACGACGCCTATTTTGCGCAGGGCTACCTGACTGCCCGCGACCGGCTCTGGCAGATGGAGTTTCAGACCCACGCCGCTGCCGGTCGGGTATCGGAGATTGTGGGCGAGCGGGCCTTGGAACTCGATCGGTACAACCGTCGCCTCGGCATGGGCTATGCTGCCGAACAATCGGTCGACTTCATGATGAACGACCCCCGCACTAAAGCCTGCGTGGAGGCGTATACGGCCGGTATCAATGCCTATATCGCGCAGCTCAAGCCGGCCCACTACCCGCTTGAATACAAATTGCTGGGTTACGCGCCCGAACCCTGGCAGCCCATCAAGTGCGCTTATTTTCTGAAATACATGTCGGGCGTATTGGCCCTCGGCGCCGACGACGTGGCCATGACCAATATTCTGGCGAAGTACGGGCCGGAGGTTACCAACGATCTATTTCCGAATTATCCCAGCCATGAAGACCCGATCATTCCGGCCGGCACGAAGTGGGATTTTCTGCCGGTCTACTACCTCAAATCGCCGCTGAACCCCAAGCCATCCAATCAGGGGTATGTGACTAATTGGCCCGACGGTGGCTGGCCCCGCCACGACCCGGCGATCGGCTCCAACAACTGGGCGATTGCCGCGCAGAAATCGGCTACGGGCTACCCCATTCTGGCCAACGACCCGCACTTATCGCTGAACCTGCCGTCGATCTGGTACCTGATCCAGCTGCATACGCCTACGCTCAACGTGATGGGCGCGTCGATGCCGGGGTCGCCGGGGGTAATCGGTGGGTTCAACCAGCATATTGCCTGGGGCGAAACCAACGTGGGCTCCGATGTGCTTGATTTTTACAAGATTAAATTCAAAGACGACAGCCGGCAGGAATACTGGCACGGCGGACAGTGGAAGAAGGTGACGCGCCGGATCGAGACCATCAAAGTGAAGGGTAAGCCCGACGTGATCGATACCGTCTTATATACGCACCACGGGCCGGTGATGTACACGCCGGGGATGAAGTCGTTTGCCAAAAACTTCCCGGTAGGCTATGCCGTGCGGTGGGTGGCGCATGATGCCTCCAACGAGTTGCTTTGCTTTTACCTGCTCAACCGGGCCAAAAACCACGCGGATTACCGCGATGCGCTGACCTACTACGGCGCACCAGCGCAAAACTTTGTCTTCGCCGACGTTAACAAAGACATCGCCATTGCACCCAACGGTCGCTTTCCGCTAAAGAAGAAAGGGCAGGGTAAATTTTTGCTTGATGGCACCGATCCTAACGACGACTGGCGGGCATTTATCCCGGCTGAGCATAATCCACACGTGAAAAATCCGGCGCGGGGGTTCGTGAGTTCGGCCAATCAGTTTTCGACCGACCCAACTTACCCATACTACCTCAACTGGCAGTTTGCGCCCCCCGAACGTGGCATGCGCATTAATCAGCGGCTGACGGCTATGCAGCAGGCGACGGTCGACAGCATTGGGCAGTTGCAGTATGACAATTACAACCTGCGGGCTGCCAGTATGCTACCGAAACTGCTGCCTCAGGTACGTGCTAATGGGCTAACGGCCGCCGAAAAACAGGCGCTGGCGACTGTTCAGGCGTGGCGCTACAATAACGCTACGAGTGAGGTTGGGCCGACAATCTTCACCGAATGGGAAAAACGGTTTATGGATGCGCTCTGGGCCGACGACCTGCCCGAATCGGATAGCTTACCCCTGCGCAAACCCTCCGCCGACCGGACACTGCAACTGGTTACCGAAACACCTACCGCCCGCTGGGTCGATGATGTGCGCACCCCCGCCCGCGAAACCCTGGCTGATATCGTTACGCTGAGTTTCCGGGCAACGGTTGATACCCTTACGCGTCGGCATGGGCCGCAGGGGAATGCCTGGCAGTGGGCGGCGACCAAGTCCACACGCATTGCTCACCTGGCCCGCCTCGATGCCTTGAGTGCCATGAACGTGCAGGTAGGAGGCGGGAGCACCGTGGTCAACGCCACCACCACCCGAACCGGCCCGTCGTGGCGCCTGGTGGTAGCGCTGGGGCCAAACCCGAAAGGATACGCCGCCTTGCCGGGTGGACAATCGGGCAATCCGGGGAGTCATTATTACCTCAATATGCTCGAACCCTGGCGTAAAGGGCAACTGACCGCCCTTCAGTTTCTTCAGTCGCCTGCCGACGCCAAACAGGCAGTCCGCTGGACAATGAAATAA
- a CDS encoding acyl carrier protein — protein MKEQVVDILKNFGIRESELTDTVHFTRDLGLDSLDTVDLIMHLEQTFGIRIPDEDYPKLVTLKGVLDYLEDEQQVGVAA, from the coding sequence ATGAAAGAACAAGTTGTTGATATTCTCAAAAATTTTGGCATCCGGGAATCCGAGCTGACCGATACCGTACACTTCACCCGCGACCTTGGCCTCGACAGCCTGGACACGGTCGATCTGATCATGCATCTGGAGCAGACATTTGGCATTCGCATTCCCGACGAAGATTACCCGAAGCTGGTGACGCTCAAGGGCGTGCTAGACTATTTGGAAGACGAGCAACAGGTTGGCGTCGCGGCTTAG
- a CDS encoding glycosyltransferase family protein, with amino-acid sequence MRFLFIIQGEGRGHLTQAISLAQMVQAAGHEVVEAQVGLAADRPIPAFFAEQFPAPFKPVTTPELVYCPHTNQLLLGPTVKRVLSKLGTFRQSMQQLHEAIETHQPDVVVNFFELLCGLTYAFYRPSVPVISVAHQFMALHPDFPFPPKKRLDKWSFLGLVRLNAIGSSEVLGLSFDQQADVPNRRLRVVPPLLRQELAALKPTQEPFMLAYTTQPGLRSVVRAAHQQQPNQALRYYHAGVGQVEEVVDETLTECKLDGQRFLADMARCSAVATTAGFESVCEAMFLGKPVLMMPQPNHYEQACNALDGQRAGAGLAADTFDLAGLVGYVPEYDRGLQKRFQHWHSRVSGLFLASLYRVANGQKNRQPNPTGRVQTA; translated from the coding sequence ATGCGGTTCTTATTCATCATTCAGGGAGAAGGGCGGGGCCATCTCACGCAGGCCATTTCACTCGCTCAGATGGTGCAGGCGGCAGGCCACGAAGTAGTGGAAGCACAGGTTGGGCTGGCCGCCGACCGACCCATTCCGGCGTTTTTTGCCGAACAGTTCCCGGCTCCGTTCAAACCCGTCACTACACCTGAATTGGTTTACTGCCCCCACACCAATCAGTTGTTGCTTGGCCCTACGGTCAAGCGGGTGCTCAGTAAGCTGGGTACGTTCCGGCAGAGTATGCAGCAGTTGCACGAGGCCATCGAGACGCACCAGCCCGACGTAGTCGTGAATTTCTTTGAGTTGCTCTGCGGCCTCACCTACGCATTTTACCGCCCGTCGGTTCCGGTTATTAGTGTGGCGCATCAGTTTATGGCGCTGCACCCCGACTTTCCGTTTCCGCCGAAAAAGCGGCTCGACAAATGGTCGTTCCTGGGGCTGGTTCGGCTCAACGCCATTGGCTCGTCGGAAGTACTCGGGCTCTCATTCGATCAGCAAGCCGACGTACCCAACCGCCGACTGCGGGTGGTGCCGCCACTGCTTCGGCAGGAACTGGCCGCGCTCAAGCCAACGCAGGAGCCGTTTATGCTTGCCTATACCACGCAACCGGGCCTGCGGTCAGTGGTGCGGGCCGCCCATCAGCAACAGCCCAATCAGGCGCTGCGCTACTATCATGCCGGGGTAGGTCAAGTAGAAGAGGTTGTCGATGAGACGCTTACCGAATGTAAGCTCGATGGGCAGCGATTTCTGGCCGACATGGCCCGGTGCTCGGCGGTGGCAACCACGGCGGGTTTCGAATCGGTTTGTGAGGCGATGTTTCTGGGCAAGCCGGTGCTGATGATGCCGCAACCCAATCACTACGAACAGGCCTGCAACGCCCTCGACGGGCAGCGTGCGGGAGCTGGGCTGGCTGCCGATACGTTTGATCTGGCGGGTCTGGTTGGGTACGTTCCGGAGTACGACAGAGGCCTGCAAAAGCGGTTTCAGCACTGGCACAGTCGGGTTAGCGGGTTGTTTCTGGCGTCGTTGTACCGCGTGGCCAACGGGCAGAAAAACCGGCAGCCTAACCCAACGGGTCGTGTACAGACGGCGTAA
- a CDS encoding acetyltransferase, which produces MENPVLIFGAGSLGLTALDIFQRNDVVVYGLLDDNKALHGQEFGDVTVLGDTDDDGFLKLIGANSAKSCEACIAIGDGRVRKQLVKLLNDRRKVQPVNAIHDTAVISSLASLGHGNLIAARAVINPMATVGQHCLVLAGAIIDSRAQLGDFVQLGPGAVVNSGVTIEEGAYVGTGAVLVAGITVGKNARIGAGSVVVENVPAGATVFGNPAKGL; this is translated from the coding sequence ATGGAAAACCCAGTATTGATTTTTGGGGCGGGTAGCCTTGGCCTGACGGCCCTCGATATTTTTCAGCGAAACGACGTAGTCGTCTACGGCCTGCTCGACGACAACAAAGCCCTGCATGGGCAGGAGTTTGGCGACGTGACCGTGCTTGGCGATACCGACGACGATGGTTTCCTGAAATTGATCGGGGCTAACTCAGCCAAGAGTTGCGAGGCCTGCATTGCTATTGGCGACGGGCGCGTCCGCAAACAACTGGTGAAGCTCCTCAACGACCGGCGCAAGGTGCAGCCCGTCAACGCCATCCACGATACGGCCGTGATTTCGTCGCTGGCCAGCCTGGGGCACGGTAACCTTATTGCCGCCCGCGCCGTCATAAACCCAATGGCGACAGTCGGGCAGCATTGCCTCGTGTTGGCCGGGGCGATCATCGACAGCCGGGCTCAACTCGGTGATTTCGTGCAGCTTGGACCAGGCGCCGTGGTCAACAGCGGCGTTACCATCGAAGAGGGTGCTTACGTCGGTACGGGGGCTGTGTTGGTGGCGGGCATCACCGTTGGCAAAAATGCCCGCATTGGTGCGGGTTCGGTTGTGGTTGAGAACGTACCTGCCGGCGCCACCGTCTTCGGCAATCCCGCAAAAGGGCTGTAA
- a CDS encoding GMC family oxidoreductase, which yields MNLNIDAQKDMTYDAIVVGSGISGGWAAKELTQKGLKVLMLERGRDIKHVEGYVTATNNPWDFPHRGRITTQAAEEYWANMRTGYTANEEWRHHFENDSLNPYIEKRPMDWIRGYHVGGRSLMWGRQSYRWNEEDFMANAKEGVGVDWPIRYKDLAPWYSYVEGFAGISGNKDGLSVLPDGNFLAPMELNCVEKEVKARVEKAFGKRRITIGRVAHLTDPKALHTDLGRAACQYRNQCMRGCPFGAYFSTQAATLPAAMKTGRLTLRPDSIVAEVLYDEKKGRATGVRVIDQNTKEVREYFAKIIFLNASAFGSTSILMNSKSNRFPNGMGNESDQLGRNIMDHHLAVGASGDFDGMEDKYYYGRRANGVYVPRYRNWDGDKRDYLRGFGYQGGASRGGWNRGNGMEGFGADFKESLTTPGPWTMGLGGFGEVLPNPDNRFTLSPDQKDRWGLPLLVFDAAYGENEKKMRKDMMNDAVEMLEAAGLKNVRGYNDESKHLGIGIHEMGTARMGRDPKTSVLNANNQVHSVKNVFVTDGAAMTSASCVNPSLTYMALTARAADFAVKELKRQNL from the coding sequence ATGAATCTCAACATTGACGCCCAGAAAGACATGACCTACGATGCAATCGTGGTCGGATCGGGCATATCAGGTGGCTGGGCCGCAAAAGAACTTACCCAGAAAGGGTTGAAAGTGCTGATGCTGGAACGGGGCCGCGACATTAAACACGTTGAAGGCTACGTAACAGCCACCAACAACCCCTGGGATTTCCCCCACCGTGGGCGCATCACCACGCAGGCAGCCGAAGAGTATTGGGCCAACATGCGGACGGGCTACACCGCCAACGAAGAATGGCGCCATCACTTCGAAAACGATTCGCTGAACCCTTACATCGAGAAACGCCCGATGGACTGGATCCGCGGGTATCACGTGGGTGGCCGGTCGTTGATGTGGGGTCGGCAGAGCTACCGCTGGAATGAGGAAGACTTTATGGCTAACGCCAAAGAAGGCGTTGGCGTTGACTGGCCCATCCGGTACAAAGACCTGGCACCCTGGTATAGCTACGTCGAAGGATTTGCCGGCATCAGCGGCAACAAAGACGGCCTGAGCGTACTGCCCGATGGCAACTTCCTGGCCCCCATGGAACTCAACTGCGTGGAGAAGGAGGTGAAAGCACGGGTCGAGAAAGCTTTCGGCAAACGACGCATTACCATCGGCCGCGTGGCGCACCTCACCGATCCCAAAGCGCTACACACGGATCTGGGCCGGGCTGCCTGCCAATACCGGAACCAGTGTATGCGCGGTTGCCCGTTTGGTGCTTATTTCAGCACGCAAGCCGCCACGCTGCCCGCCGCCATGAAAACCGGTCGGCTCACGCTTCGCCCCGACTCGATCGTGGCGGAAGTGCTTTACGACGAGAAGAAAGGCCGGGCCACGGGCGTTCGGGTGATCGACCAGAACACCAAAGAGGTTCGTGAGTACTTTGCCAAGATCATCTTCCTCAATGCGTCAGCCTTCGGGTCAACGTCGATCCTGATGAACTCGAAATCGAACCGGTTCCCCAACGGGATGGGCAACGAGTCGGATCAGTTGGGTCGCAACATCATGGACCACCACCTTGCGGTAGGTGCGTCGGGTGATTTTGACGGCATGGAAGACAAGTATTACTACGGCCGTCGGGCCAACGGTGTCTATGTACCGCGCTACCGGAACTGGGACGGCGATAAGCGTGACTACCTGCGTGGCTTTGGCTATCAGGGTGGCGCTAGCCGTGGCGGCTGGAACCGGGGTAACGGCATGGAAGGCTTCGGTGCTGACTTCAAAGAAAGCCTCACTACCCCTGGTCCGTGGACAATGGGCCTCGGTGGTTTCGGCGAAGTGTTGCCCAACCCCGACAACCGTTTTACCCTCTCGCCCGACCAAAAAGACCGTTGGGGACTGCCGCTGCTCGTATTTGATGCCGCTTACGGCGAGAACGAGAAGAAAATGCGGAAGGACATGATGAACGATGCCGTCGAAATGCTCGAAGCAGCCGGTCTGAAAAACGTCCGTGGCTACAACGACGAATCGAAGCACCTCGGGATTGGTATCCACGAAATGGGCACGGCGCGCATGGGCCGCGACCCCAAAACGTCGGTCCTGAACGCCAACAACCAGGTACACTCGGTGAAGAACGTGTTTGTTACTGATGGTGCTGCTATGACGTCGGCCTCGTGCGTGAATCCCTCGCTTACGTATATGGCCCTCACGGCCCGCGCGGCTGATTTCGCCGTAAAAGAACTGAAGCGGCAGAATCTCTAA
- a CDS encoding DUF885 domain-containing protein produces the protein MRFAYPTLLLATLLVACQRERGNVPSFSDLSRQYLDAYYASNPEAAVYLGNHAYDGQLPIPTKSWWQQQRTQLAHFDSALAQLDTAQLSVDEQIDYRLIRANILGELNDIDSLRASEDPYSYNVDFSTYVERSFGIPAGRMQSLINKARLMPDYVAAVKENLSANPSPEHVQVSIDVFNGTADYLLGDVRTAFSKVGNAGQQTELQSATKLAADALHGLADHLKRHILPTAKGSFAIGTGNFRRMLLYNEQLNANPDSILRVGLAQLKREQIEFTNAARIIDPNRPAIEVFRSIQRDHPTADKLVSSTQAHCEAIRQFLLDKQLISIPSEVRATVTKTPEFMVGATAAMNTPGPFEKEATQAYYYVTLPKASWPARQQEEWLTQYNRYVAEVISIHEAYPGHYVQFLHLNASKVSEVRKVFSSYAFVEGWAHYTEQMMLEEGYPGGDVWRDPKTAARYKMAQLSESLLRYCRLVCAINLHTHGWTVDQATRFIQANCYYEEKPAREEAIRGTYDPGYLSYSLGKLQLLALRDRYQQKMGKKASLRGFHNAVLAQGMLPVSELARVLLR, from the coding sequence ATGCGCTTCGCCTACCCCACTCTACTGCTCGCCACGCTGCTGGTTGCCTGCCAGCGCGAACGCGGCAACGTACCCAGCTTCAGCGACCTGTCGCGTCAATACCTCGACGCCTATTACGCCAGCAATCCCGAAGCAGCCGTCTATCTCGGTAACCATGCGTACGACGGCCAATTGCCCATCCCCACCAAAAGCTGGTGGCAGCAGCAACGTACCCAGCTCGCTCATTTCGACTCGGCGCTTGCCCAACTCGATACGGCTCAGTTGAGCGTCGACGAGCAGATCGACTACCGGCTCATCCGGGCCAATATTCTCGGCGAACTGAACGACATCGACAGCCTGCGTGCATCCGAAGATCCGTATTCGTACAATGTCGATTTCAGCACCTACGTGGAGCGGTCGTTCGGAATACCAGCCGGGCGGATGCAGTCGCTCATCAACAAGGCCCGGCTCATGCCCGATTACGTAGCGGCCGTGAAAGAGAACCTCAGCGCCAACCCGTCACCGGAGCACGTTCAGGTTAGTATCGATGTCTTTAACGGCACGGCCGATTACCTGCTGGGCGACGTTCGTACGGCGTTCAGCAAAGTGGGCAACGCCGGCCAACAAACCGAACTCCAGTCCGCCACCAAACTCGCCGCCGACGCGCTACACGGCTTGGCCGATCACCTAAAGCGCCATATCCTACCAACCGCCAAAGGCTCCTTTGCCATCGGAACAGGCAATTTCCGGCGGATGCTGCTATACAATGAGCAGCTTAACGCCAATCCCGACAGTATTTTGCGAGTAGGGCTGGCCCAGTTGAAACGCGAGCAGATCGAGTTTACCAACGCCGCCCGCATCATTGACCCCAACCGCCCGGCCATTGAGGTATTCCGTAGCATTCAGCGGGATCACCCCACGGCCGACAAACTCGTCAGCAGCACACAGGCGCACTGCGAGGCCATCCGGCAGTTCCTGCTCGACAAACAGCTGATCTCCATTCCGTCGGAGGTGCGAGCCACCGTAACCAAAACGCCCGAATTTATGGTCGGGGCCACCGCCGCTATGAACACACCGGGGCCGTTCGAGAAAGAGGCGACGCAGGCCTATTACTACGTTACGCTGCCCAAAGCCAGTTGGCCAGCCCGGCAGCAGGAAGAATGGCTCACGCAGTATAACCGCTACGTGGCGGAGGTTATCTCCATCCACGAAGCCTACCCCGGCCATTACGTACAGTTTCTGCACCTGAACGCGTCCAAGGTCAGCGAAGTTAGAAAGGTGTTTAGCAGCTATGCCTTTGTGGAAGGCTGGGCGCATTACACCGAGCAAATGATGCTCGAAGAAGGCTATCCCGGCGGCGATGTGTGGCGCGATCCCAAAACAGCCGCCAGGTACAAGATGGCTCAGCTGTCGGAGTCGCTGCTGCGGTATTGCCGACTGGTTTGCGCCATTAATCTGCACACCCACGGCTGGACCGTCGACCAGGCTACGCGCTTCATTCAGGCCAATTGTTACTACGAAGAAAAACCCGCCCGAGAAGAGGCCATCCGTGGTACTTACGACCCTGGCTACCTCTCCTATTCGCTCGGCAAGCTGCAACTGCTGGCCCTGCGCGATCGCTACCAGCAAAAGATGGGTAAAAAGGCCAGCCTGCGCGGTTTTCATAATGCCGTACTGGCGCAGGGCATGCTGCCGGTGAGCGAGTTGGCGCGCGTGTTGCTCCGCTAA
- a CDS encoding TolC family protein encodes MRFPLLSILVLLPGLALAQQSTALPDDLRALVQQASANFPLLKQQEQQIQATALQADLARTALRPQIGLNGSYQYIDPVPKATLPVNGRDVTLQFQPNHNVNANVAISQSLYDFGRTNAAVQRAGDNLRIQQRQQELTRHNLTYQVAAAYYGIGFLQRSIVVQDSVIRTAGDNVNVLSARLRNGDALQYDVITQQVRLKTAQNRKIDLQNQLDRQRALLTYLTGNADPAVSAASQQFGEPIQPFALDGQLQTALASNKDVLAAQDRVKLAETEIRIDELSGRPNLVLQGATGFRNGYVPDVNTPKFNVAAGVAFSMPIYAGRRYRLQNQVAKLNLNANRYAVENANAQLRQQLTQLNADIAANQTRLQNLNTQVLQARKALELAQTRLRNGVITTVELESAETGIEEAQLAQLAFQYQLLLNQLELKRLLGESL; translated from the coding sequence ATGCGATTTCCACTACTTTCTATACTGGTCTTGCTCCCCGGTTTGGCGCTGGCGCAGCAATCTACGGCGTTGCCCGATGATCTGCGGGCGTTGGTGCAACAGGCTTCGGCAAACTTTCCGCTCCTGAAACAGCAGGAGCAACAAATCCAGGCGACCGCGCTTCAGGCTGATCTGGCCCGCACGGCCCTGCGCCCGCAGATTGGACTGAACGGATCGTATCAGTACATCGACCCCGTCCCGAAAGCGACGTTACCCGTCAACGGTCGTGATGTGACGTTGCAGTTTCAGCCAAACCACAACGTAAACGCCAACGTCGCCATCTCGCAGTCGCTGTATGATTTTGGGCGAACCAACGCCGCCGTGCAGCGGGCTGGCGATAACCTGCGCATTCAGCAGCGGCAACAGGAACTGACGCGCCATAATCTTACCTATCAGGTGGCGGCGGCCTATTACGGCATTGGTTTCCTGCAACGGAGTATCGTGGTGCAGGACTCGGTTATCCGCACGGCGGGCGATAACGTAAACGTGCTGTCGGCCCGGCTGCGCAACGGCGATGCCTTGCAGTACGACGTCATCACGCAGCAGGTACGTCTGAAGACGGCGCAGAACCGCAAGATCGACCTGCAAAATCAGCTGGATCGGCAGCGGGCGCTGCTAACGTACCTGACGGGTAATGCCGACCCGGCCGTGAGCGCGGCGTCGCAACAGTTTGGCGAGCCCATTCAGCCGTTTGCCTTGGACGGGCAGCTTCAGACGGCGTTAGCCAGTAACAAAGACGTATTGGCGGCGCAGGACCGGGTGAAACTAGCCGAAACGGAGATCCGGATCGACGAGTTGTCGGGGCGGCCCAATTTGGTCTTGCAGGGGGCAACCGGTTTCCGTAACGGCTACGTACCTGACGTAAACACGCCCAAGTTCAATGTGGCGGCGGGAGTGGCGTTTTCAATGCCGATCTACGCGGGGCGGCGCTACCGGCTGCAAAATCAGGTGGCCAAGCTGAACCTGAACGCTAACCGCTATGCCGTGGAAAATGCCAACGCGCAGCTACGCCAGCAACTGACCCAACTCAACGCTGATATTGCCGCCAATCAGACGCGGCTCCAAAACCTGAATACGCAGGTGCTACAAGCTCGCAAGGCGCTCGAACTGGCTCAAACCCGTTTGCGTAATGGCGTCATCACGACGGTGGAGCTCGAAAGCGCCGAAACTGGCATCGAGGAGGCTCAACTGGCTCAATTGGCGTTTCAATACCAATTATTGCTGAATCAGCTAGAACTCAAGCGGTTGCTGGGCGAATCGCTCTGA
- a CDS encoding UDP-2,3-diacylglucosamine diphosphatase, which translates to MKQATLFKTIVLSDLHLGTAGSKAKETADFLKHHSCQKLILNGDIIDGWQLRQHGLWKKKHTAFFKVVLKQIVQYNTKVIYLRGNHDDFLDQVLPLQVGKNFSIQRDYLHKSGKRTFYVTHGDVFDSITSHMKWLAYLGDLGYTLLLWVNKFYNQYRAWRGLPYYSLSQTVKLRIKQAVNYISDFEEKLTELARARHADGIICGHIHQPAIRDINGLTYMNSGDWVESLSALVEDHDGDWHLLYYSADMATPDEEVETEQPEVVVSAHEPIEQHIISELLSSQ; encoded by the coding sequence ATGAAACAGGCCACACTGTTTAAGACGATTGTGCTGTCAGATCTTCACCTCGGCACGGCGGGGTCGAAGGCCAAAGAGACTGCCGACTTCCTGAAACACCATTCGTGTCAGAAGCTGATCCTGAACGGCGACATCATCGACGGCTGGCAACTCCGACAGCATGGCCTCTGGAAGAAAAAGCATACCGCCTTTTTTAAGGTGGTTTTGAAGCAAATCGTTCAGTACAATACGAAGGTGATCTACCTGCGGGGTAACCACGACGATTTTCTTGATCAGGTACTGCCGTTGCAGGTCGGCAAGAATTTCAGCATTCAGCGCGATTACCTGCACAAATCGGGTAAACGTACCTTCTACGTGACGCATGGCGACGTGTTCGACTCCATAACGTCGCACATGAAGTGGCTGGCTTACCTCGGCGATCTGGGCTACACGCTGTTGCTGTGGGTGAACAAATTCTACAATCAATACCGGGCCTGGCGCGGGTTGCCCTATTATTCACTGTCGCAGACCGTGAAACTGCGCATCAAGCAGGCGGTGAATTATATCTCCGATTTTGAAGAGAAACTCACCGAACTGGCCCGCGCCCGCCACGCTGATGGCATCATCTGCGGGCATATCCATCAGCCCGCCATCCGCGACATCAACGGCCTGACCTACATGAACTCGGGCGACTGGGTCGAGTCGCTGAGTGCGCTGGTCGAAGATCATGACGGCGACTGGCACCTGCTCTACTATTCGGCCGACATGGCCACACCCGACGAGGAAGTCGAAACCGAACAGCCCGAGGTGGTTGTCTCGGCCCACGAACCCATCGAGCAGCACATCATTAGCGAACTTCTTAGCAGTCAGTAA